From the genome of Anaeromusa acidaminophila DSM 3853:
CTGCAACATCAACCCCCAACTCTTTAGGTGGCAAATCCCGAACATGCCCCATTGACGCTTTTACGACATACTCTTTCCCCAAATACTTGCCGATGGTCTTACATTTTGCTGGACTTTCTACTATCACTAAAGTTGACACTCGAATGCATCCCCTTTGCGCTGCTTATGCTGTAATTTTAGCGGCAACAAGCTCCGCTCCCACAAGAAATCGCTTAGGATCGCTTGCATCTGTTTTCCCAATGGCACTAGCGTGGCCTGCGACAATTTCATAAACAATTTTCTTTTCCGTCACTTCAAGCACTTGCCGCTGTACCGTCCCGTTTTTGTACGAATAGATTTGTCCAGCTTTCACAATAACGTTTTTCATAATGTAACCCTCCTCTAATGTGTACGGATTCGTCTTGCTAAATTTGAATCATCAATTATCGATAAAATTCTCCTTGTTCAATTTCTTTAATTTGCCCATATCGTTCATCAAATTGCACTGCTTTGGTTCCCAATGGCCCGTTTGGGTGTTTGGTTAGCATTATTTCCACCACATCCAGGTTTTCTCCATTTAGAACATCTGGATAATAACAAGCTTCCCTATAGAGAAGCAAAATGATATCTGCGGCTTCTAGAGAATCATTTTCTTTCAAATCGCTGCGAAGCGGCCTTTTGTTGTGGCGCTGGTCTATACTTCTTCCCAGTTGGTACACCACAATGACTGCTACATCCATATCCCGGGCAATCTGCCGAAGGACACTCATATCCATTTCAGCCATCATTTGAAGATAATCAATGACGATCAGAGAAACGGTTTCGCCTTTACTGCGAACTTGGCGTACTGTATTTTTTATATCTTCACCGCTCAGATACGGGCGATCATCAATATATAGTGGAGCTGTTGAAAATTGTTCCACAGTTCTTGCAAAGCATTTTTCGATTTCCTGATCCGTCCAGCCGTAAAGATCATCGTAAGCCACTCCTGCTTCTGCCATAATCATTCGGGTAAACAACGGCGTTGCCGGTACACTAGGGCTAAATAGAATGGCCGGCTGCTGCTCTTTTAATACAACATTTCCCAAAATAGAAAGAGCTAAAGTGGTCTTGCAATGCCCGGGCCTGGCAGCG
Proteins encoded in this window:
- a CDS encoding replicative DNA helicase, which produces MFDMLTPPASEESERAILGCIFKETALVMVAMKHLNKEDFYTLAHQHIFHAMLEVVDADKTIDLITVIEQLKNENHLEAAGGIKYITGLADVMNLYHNIEEYCAIVKEHSIRRKLLYLIMDCYKDFQNEEPLATVISRLYHGIRIAEANDEQKALYTPKTLLSRCMNELKHAAVPNATPAGLSTGLPSLDELVRGIQKKQVILIAARPGHCKTTLALSILGNVVLKEQQPAILFSPSVPATPLFTRMIMAEAGVAYDDLYGWTDQEIEKCFARTVEQFSTAPLYIDDRPYLSGEDIKNTVRQVRSKGETVSLIVIDYLQMMAEMDMSVLRQIARDMDVAVIVVYQLGRSIDQRHNKRPLRSDLKENDSLEAADIILLLYREACYYPDVLNGENLDVVEIMLTKHPNGPLGTKAVQFDERYGQIKEIEQGEFYR